The stretch of DNA TTAGATGGTCATATTGTGCTATCACGAGACTTAGCCGATGCAGGGCATTATCCGGCAATAGATGTCACTAAATCCATAAGCCGAGTAATGCCACAGGTCACATCACCAGAACATCTTCAAATGGCGCTTCGATTTAAAAAATACCTATCAGCTTACGAGCAAAATAAAGATCTTATTTCAATCGGGGCTTATGCCTCTGGTAGCAATCCAGTTGTTGATAAAGCCATTCAACTCAAGCCCGTGATAGATGCTTATTTACAGCAAAAAATGTCTGATATATACCCTTATGATCAATCGTTAATGCAGCTTCAAGCGCTAACTAATGAAATGCCATAATGGAGTTTATGTATGAGCAAAGACGATAACCAACTATTAGTTTTAAAAAAAATAGAATCTGATAAAGAGCAACAAGCTATTACGGCGATGCAGTCGGCTCAGGCATACTTGCAATCGAATGAAGCTAAACTTAGAGAAGTGCAATCTTATAAGTTAGACTATTTGAAACGTATGCAAGAGCGAGGTGTTACGGGTATTGGTGGCGCAAGCTATCAACATTATCAGCGGTTTATTGTGCAATTAGACCAAGGCATTAGCGCTCAAGCGAACGTTGTAGATATTGCAAAGCAAGTGGTCGAGCAACGCAAACAAGAATGGTTTATGCAAAAAAATAAAGTAAAAGCCGTCGACACGTTACTTACAAAAAAAGCCCAAGAAAGGCAGCAGCGTATTGATAAGTTCGAACAAAATCAGTCAGATGAGTTTGCA from Psychrosphaera aestuarii encodes:
- the fliJ gene encoding flagellar export protein FliJ: MSKDDNQLLVLKKIESDKEQQAITAMQSAQAYLQSNEAKLREVQSYKLDYLKRMQERGVTGIGGASYQHYQRFIVQLDQGISAQANVVDIAKQVVEQRKQEWFMQKNKVKAVDTLLTKKAQERQQRIDKFEQNQSDEFASQQYIRRKLAI